The Candidatus Micropelagos thuwalensis genome has a window encoding:
- a CDS encoding Ppx/GppA phosphatase family protein: MAEKDAQNGYVSSTIPANISPDSDVRPQMHTDDKLDTGVNLEIDSYLRVKSGDNQSSGQEQTSSEKNKYPHKSRKNPHKSKSRETYAAIDLGTNNCRLLIVEPQGNSFKVIDSFSRIVRLGEGLESSNNLSADAMQRTIDALRVCATKIRRHRVRWMRCVATEACRRAENGQAFINQIEKSTRLRFEIIDGKDEAELAAIGCGALFDRQFPHAIVFDIGGGSTEITCLSLKKGRYELQDMISLPLGVVRLSEKYDGKNMSQEIYTQIRDEAEKTIRAFAEKQTFHADNLNDIQLIGTSGTVTTLAAIHKGIKKYNRNIVDGTVMKREEVVAVIQSLMNMSHEERQNNNCIGKERADLVLSGCAVLEAIIRAWPLENLKIADRGIREGILLRLIRKTRRRQKMRRARKARGAS, from the coding sequence ATGGCTGAAAAAGACGCCCAAAATGGGTATGTTAGTTCGACTATACCGGCAAATATATCGCCTGACAGCGATGTACGCCCGCAAATGCATACTGATGATAAGCTTGATACAGGTGTTAATCTAGAGATTGACAGTTATTTAAGGGTTAAATCAGGTGATAATCAAAGTAGCGGGCAAGAGCAAACTTCGTCCGAAAAAAACAAATACCCTCATAAATCCCGTAAAAACCCCCACAAATCTAAGTCTCGAGAAACCTATGCTGCGATTGACCTTGGCACAAATAATTGCCGATTGTTAATCGTCGAGCCACAAGGAAATAGTTTTAAGGTCATCGACTCTTTTTCGCGTATTGTGCGTCTGGGTGAGGGGTTGGAAAGCTCCAACAATTTGTCCGCCGACGCCATGCAACGCACGATTGACGCTTTACGTGTATGTGCAACGAAAATTCGTCGTCATCGTGTTCGATGGATGCGTTGCGTCGCCACAGAAGCTTGCCGTAGAGCAGAAAATGGCCAGGCCTTTATTAATCAGATAGAAAAATCGACACGTTTGCGCTTTGAAATTATCGACGGTAAAGACGAAGCGGAACTTGCTGCGATTGGATGTGGCGCTCTCTTCGACAGGCAATTTCCACATGCTATCGTGTTTGATATTGGTGGAGGGAGTACAGAAATAACGTGTTTATCTTTGAAAAAAGGACGATATGAACTTCAGGATATGATTTCCCTACCATTGGGCGTGGTTCGTCTATCTGAAAAATATGATGGCAAAAATATGTCGCAGGAGATTTATACACAAATCAGAGATGAAGCTGAGAAAACAATACGCGCTTTTGCTGAGAAACAGACATTCCATGCCGATAATTTGAACGACATTCAACTTATCGGGACATCCGGCACAGTCACCACGCTTGCTGCCATTCACAAGGGAATAAAAAAATACAACCGCAATATTGTTGATGGTACGGTTATGAAGCGTGAAGAAGTTGTTGCCGTTATTCAATCCTTAATGAACATGTCCCATGAAGAACGGCAGAATAATAACTGTATTGGTAAGGAAAGAGCCGATTTGGTGCTTTCAGGGTGTGCCGTGCTAGAGGCGATTATCAGAGCTTGGCCTCTGGAAAATCTTAAAATCGCTGATAGAGGAATCCGCGAGGGTATTCTTCTCAGACTGATAAGGAAAACCCGTAGACGCCAAAAAATGCGGCGTGCAAGAAAAGCCAGAGGAGCGTCATAA
- a CDS encoding efflux RND transporter periplasmic adaptor subunit: protein MPETVKLSVIASVGVFVWLISGFLVPSGPALEVPSSISEKSNNAETVKVVSKEIFAEDFNEILSIRGYTKAKRSVSIASETSGIIDALPVKEGQKVKKNELICKIRVGAREAKLAEAEALMRAKEIDFKAAEKLVEKGHFSLSRAAAAQAAFDTAKALVAQRQIELERTMIRAPFDGVLDVRHVELGDFITIGQPCGTVIDKNPLKVVTQVSEKQVSSLKTGAQGKATLATGEVVEGVISYLAEKADPVTRTFRMEVEVDNSDYLLRDGVSTNLEVEAGITEAYLLPHGIITLDTSGDVGVMTVENNLARFHPITILSDGPEGVWIKGLNGPQKFITVGQEFVIDGQPLKVTETRVSKDNASTGEALVQ from the coding sequence TTGCCGGAAACCGTCAAGCTGTCAGTTATCGCAAGTGTCGGCGTTTTTGTGTGGCTGATAAGTGGATTTCTTGTACCATCCGGTCCAGCTTTAGAAGTCCCCTCAAGTATTTCAGAAAAAAGCAATAATGCAGAAACCGTTAAAGTTGTCTCCAAAGAAATATTTGCCGAAGATTTTAATGAAATTCTTTCTATCCGCGGTTATACCAAGGCTAAAAGAAGTGTGAGCATTGCCTCCGAGACGTCGGGCATTATTGATGCCCTCCCTGTTAAAGAAGGTCAAAAAGTCAAAAAGAACGAGCTAATTTGCAAAATCCGCGTTGGTGCTCGTGAGGCTAAACTCGCTGAAGCCGAAGCGCTTATGCGCGCCAAAGAAATAGACTTCAAAGCCGCCGAAAAATTAGTTGAAAAAGGTCACTTTTCTTTAAGCCGTGCTGCGGCGGCGCAAGCCGCCTTTGACACAGCAAAAGCTCTTGTTGCTCAACGTCAGATCGAGCTAGAACGTACAATGATACGTGCGCCATTTGATGGTGTTCTGGATGTTAGGCATGTCGAATTAGGTGACTTTATAACAATAGGACAACCTTGCGGCACAGTAATTGACAAAAACCCTCTCAAAGTCGTCACTCAAGTTTCTGAAAAACAAGTCAGTTCTCTAAAAACCGGCGCGCAAGGAAAGGCGACATTGGCTACAGGAGAAGTCGTTGAAGGCGTTATTAGCTATCTCGCTGAAAAAGCCGATCCAGTAACCCGCACTTTTCGCATGGAAGTTGAAGTAGATAATTCCGATTATTTGTTACGAGATGGCGTCAGCACCAATCTTGAGGTGGAAGCCGGCATTACTGAAGCCTATTTGCTTCCGCATGGAATTATTACTTTAGATACCTCCGGTGATGTGGGTGTGATGACCGTTGAGAATAATCTTGCCCGTTTCCACCCAATCACAATTTTATCTGACGGGCCAGAGGGTGTCTGGATAAAAGGACTAAATGGCCCCCAAAAGTTTATTACTGTTGGGCAGGAATTCGTCATTGACGGTCAACCTCTCAAGGTAACAGAAACCAGAGTTTCAAAGGATAACGCCTCTACTGGTGAGGCATTAGTCCAATAA
- a CDS encoding efflux RND transporter permease subunit, producing MYNIVLSAIERGRAVVFLMGVILLSGIAVLINIPKEAEPDIPIPYIYVSVIHPGISPEDAERLIVRPLEKELMLAEGLDEVLGFGGQNYGAVIVKYDVDVDVDEALLETTRLVDLVKPKFPKESEEPLIKEVNVTAFPALFVALSGKVSERELIRRAKTLKNELENLPNVLGAEIMGDREEQLEVTINPARMEAYQISHNDLYAIIANNNRVIPAGQMDTGLGRFTISVPGLFETAEDVFKLPVKVRGDAVVTLSDIAEIRRTYKDQQTRTFYNGDPALILKVKRKTGTNVLEMTDQVRERTIEYTANWPENIYVNFSFDQSSHVFNMISSLQSSIANAIVLVMLIVIGALGFRSAMMVGIAIPTSFMMSFVLLSLFGNSLNMMVMFSLILCVGILVDSSIVIVEYADRKMAEGLDRKQAYARSAERMFFPILSSTATTLAAFTPLLFWPGVSGEFMSYLPRTLIFVLTSSLVMALFFLPAIGGLYGKTEQAGDRTLTALSAANPDFIIDETTLTGRYLRILERLMVNPLRTFVALMLIFASIIITYRFFEKDTLYFAEIEPRQAIVLVRARGNLSLDDTEKLTRSVEKEVMQIKGIQAALTQFGPNIAYGGSGNNENPTDLIGSIFIEFQHFTVRESSKKIIQKIKDRTKDFPGIIVEIREQEDGPPIGKDIQLEIRSNNYEGLVDIAEKANAKFKSFDELLTDVEDNRSSPGIEWKIKVDREKAGLFGADISTVGAMVQMITNGVELGTYRPIDADDEVEIRIRYPEEYRDIKNMDSLRVNTPLGSVPISNFVSRTADQRKIQIDRTDGYRQITVKANVLINPVTNEKYPIAEAMSEIQQWLDEENFGPEYLFRFRGSSEEEEAAAGFLGNAMLGGLALMFIILLLQFNSFYYAILTLTTVASSSIGVLIGLMATGEQFIVVFSGVGIVALAGIVVNNSIVLIDTHQRLEKSGIELKEAVLRAAGQRIRPILITTGTTIIGLLPMAMGTSINIFTRSIELNNPISAWWTNMSISIVFGLGFSTVLTLITIPVLIMLPDYLRKEVFPKFKQQYAVLRNG from the coding sequence ATGTACAATATTGTGTTATCCGCTATTGAGCGCGGAAGAGCCGTCGTTTTTCTGATGGGCGTAATTCTGCTGTCTGGCATAGCTGTTCTCATTAACATCCCCAAAGAGGCTGAACCTGATATTCCAATTCCATATATTTATGTATCAGTAATTCATCCGGGTATCTCGCCTGAGGATGCGGAAAGGCTCATTGTCCGTCCGCTGGAAAAAGAACTGATGCTGGCTGAGGGACTTGATGAAGTCCTTGGATTTGGCGGACAAAATTACGGCGCTGTCATCGTTAAATATGATGTTGACGTAGATGTCGATGAGGCCTTACTGGAAACGACTCGCCTGGTAGATCTGGTTAAACCAAAATTCCCGAAGGAGAGTGAAGAACCTTTAATTAAAGAAGTCAACGTAACGGCTTTCCCAGCTCTTTTCGTTGCCTTGTCCGGGAAGGTCAGTGAGCGCGAACTTATCCGGCGGGCAAAAACTCTTAAAAATGAATTAGAAAACCTACCCAATGTTCTGGGCGCCGAAATTATGGGCGACAGGGAAGAGCAGCTTGAAGTGACCATAAATCCGGCACGTATGGAGGCGTATCAGATTTCGCATAATGATTTATATGCGATTATCGCCAATAACAATCGTGTCATTCCAGCTGGGCAAATGGATACTGGCCTTGGAAGATTCACAATTTCTGTGCCGGGTTTATTTGAAACCGCTGAAGATGTTTTCAAACTCCCCGTAAAAGTAAGAGGGGATGCGGTTGTTACCCTCTCTGATATTGCAGAAATCAGGCGGACATATAAAGACCAACAAACCAGGACATTTTATAATGGCGATCCAGCATTAATTTTAAAGGTTAAACGCAAAACGGGTACCAATGTTTTGGAAATGACTGATCAAGTCAGGGAAAGAACAATAGAATATACTGCTAATTGGCCAGAAAATATTTATGTGAATTTTAGCTTTGATCAGTCTTCTCATGTATTCAATATGATTAGCTCCCTTCAAAGTTCAATTGCCAATGCGATTGTGCTGGTGATGCTCATCGTTATCGGCGCACTGGGATTTCGTTCGGCGATGATGGTTGGCATCGCAATCCCAACAAGTTTTATGATGAGTTTTGTTCTGCTAAGCCTTTTCGGTAACTCACTTAATATGATGGTGATGTTTTCACTCATCCTTTGTGTCGGGATTCTGGTCGATAGTTCTATTGTAATTGTTGAATATGCCGATAGAAAAATGGCAGAGGGGCTAGATCGCAAGCAAGCTTATGCGCGGTCAGCCGAACGGATGTTTTTCCCAATATTATCATCAACGGCCACAACACTGGCAGCCTTCACCCCTCTGTTATTTTGGCCTGGTGTGTCAGGTGAGTTTATGAGCTACCTGCCTCGCACGCTTATTTTTGTTTTAACCTCATCATTGGTTATGGCGCTTTTCTTCCTACCAGCTATAGGTGGCCTTTACGGTAAAACTGAACAAGCAGGCGACAGGACGCTTACAGCTTTATCAGCGGCCAACCCTGATTTTATCATTGATGAAACAACCTTGACGGGAAGATATCTTAGGATTTTAGAACGGCTGATGGTGAATCCGCTTCGAACTTTTGTAGCACTAATGCTGATTTTCGCATCCATTATAATAACTTACAGATTTTTCGAAAAAGACACGCTGTATTTTGCTGAGATTGAACCCAGACAGGCAATTGTTCTGGTGCGTGCAAGAGGTAATCTATCTCTCGATGACACAGAAAAACTTACGCGCTCTGTTGAAAAAGAAGTCATGCAGATAAAAGGGATACAAGCCGCGCTTACACAATTCGGGCCTAACATCGCTTATGGTGGCTCCGGGAATAACGAAAATCCGACAGATCTTATTGGATCAATTTTTATTGAATTTCAGCATTTCACAGTTCGCGAAAGCTCAAAAAAAATAATCCAAAAAATTAAAGATCGAACTAAAGATTTCCCTGGCATCATTGTGGAAATTCGTGAGCAAGAAGACGGCCCTCCCATTGGGAAAGATATCCAACTTGAAATCAGATCGAATAATTATGAAGGATTGGTTGATATTGCCGAAAAGGCCAATGCCAAATTCAAAAGCTTTGATGAACTGCTCACCGATGTTGAAGACAATCGTTCATCACCCGGAATTGAATGGAAGATTAAAGTTGACCGCGAAAAAGCGGGGCTTTTTGGGGCGGACATATCCACTGTTGGCGCCATGGTTCAAATGATTACCAATGGTGTGGAACTTGGGACTTACAGACCAATTGATGCTGATGATGAAGTAGAAATTCGTATTCGCTATCCCGAAGAATATCGGGACATTAAAAATATGGATAGCTTACGCGTTAATACACCTCTAGGAAGTGTGCCAATCAGTAATTTTGTTAGCCGTACAGCCGACCAACGCAAAATCCAAATCGACAGGACAGATGGTTATCGCCAAATTACTGTAAAAGCCAATGTTCTAATTAACCCTGTCACAAATGAGAAATATCCTATTGCTGAGGCCATGTCGGAAATCCAGCAATGGCTTGATGAAGAAAATTTCGGGCCTGAATACCTTTTCCGTTTTCGTGGTAGTAGCGAGGAAGAGGAAGCCGCTGCCGGCTTTCTCGGAAATGCCATGTTGGGCGGTTTAGCCTTGATGTTTATTATCCTACTTCTTCAGTTTAACAGCTTCTACTATGCCATCTTAACCCTGACGACAGTGGCCTCATCTAGCATTGGCGTCCTCATCGGACTAATGGCGACTGGAGAACAATTTATTGTAGTTTTCTCTGGTGTCGGGATTGTCGCTCTTGCAGGCATTGTCGTGAATAATTCGATTGTTTTGATTGATACGCATCAACGGCTAGAAAAATCTGGTATAGAATTAAAAGAGGCTGTCTTACGCGCTGCCGGACAAAGAATTCGCCCTATTCTCATCACAACTGGCACGACAATTATCGGCTTGCTCCCCATGGCAATGGGAACCAGTATTAATATTTTCACCCGCTCTATCGAATTAAATAATCCGATTTCGGCATGGTGGACAAATATGTCGATTTCTATTGTTTTTGGTCTCGGCTTTTCAACCGTGTTGACGCTGATAACAATTCCGGTTTTGATTATGTTGCCGGATTATCTCCGCAAGGAGGTTTTTCCAAAATTTAAACAGCAATATGCCGTGCTTAGAAATGGATAA
- a CDS encoding CDP-alcohol phosphatidyltransferase family protein yields the protein MKGSHKADRVIKKSNSQTSQNPKVKPNKQKGGKQRNFVYFRTLVPSIITTLALCAGLNSFRFALEGRYELAVEFIFLAALLDAIDGRVARALKAESKIGGQLDSLADFFNFGIAPIMMIYFWQLNEIERLGWLVVILYTVCTALRLAKFNVLQDDLSSDDGETMPIWTQNFFVGVPSPVAGIMVLSPLYLSFLGFDMSSFLMSIACLVVILSLLMVSSIPTFSLKHLKFKVPRVYLISIFLTFVLIAGALSTFPWIMILILCAAYLLSIPVAIYKYRQMERTL from the coding sequence ATAAAGGGCAGCCATAAGGCTGATAGAGTCATTAAAAAATCCAACTCACAAACAAGCCAAAACCCTAAAGTTAAGCCAAATAAACAAAAGGGGGGGAAACAGAGGAATTTTGTTTATTTCAGAACCCTTGTTCCCAGCATCATCACCACTCTGGCACTTTGCGCAGGACTAAATTCGTTCCGCTTCGCTCTTGAGGGGCGTTATGAATTGGCGGTTGAATTTATTTTCCTTGCTGCTTTGCTTGATGCGATTGACGGGCGCGTTGCGCGTGCGCTCAAGGCAGAGAGCAAAATTGGTGGGCAACTCGACTCTCTCGCAGATTTTTTTAATTTCGGTATTGCGCCGATTATGATGATTTATTTCTGGCAACTTAATGAGATAGAACGACTAGGCTGGTTGGTTGTGATTTTATATACGGTTTGTACGGCTCTGCGTTTGGCGAAATTTAATGTTCTTCAAGACGATCTTTCATCTGATGATGGTGAAACCATGCCGATTTGGACTCAAAACTTCTTTGTGGGTGTTCCATCTCCTGTAGCTGGAATTATGGTTCTTTCACCCCTTTATTTATCCTTTTTAGGGTTTGATATGTCTTCCTTTTTGATGTCTATTGCTTGTTTGGTTGTCATCCTTTCTTTGCTGATGGTCAGCAGTATTCCAACCTTTTCGCTTAAGCATCTCAAATTTAAAGTACCACGCGTTTATTTGATTTCTATTTTTCTTACATTCGTACTCATAGCCGGAGCATTGTCTACTTTTCCTTGGATTATGATACTTATTTTATGTGCTGCGTATTTGCTGAGTATTCCCGTTGCTATCTATAAATATCGTCAGATGGAACGCACTTTATAA
- a CDS encoding phosphatidylserine decarboxylase has translation MHNFLSLILPIHPEGYRFILIFAVAMVALFFVSTFLGWLGVIGIVFCAYFFRDPLRYVPNQEGLVVSPADGVVNMITEAVPPQELELGETPMTRISIFLNVFNCHINRVPHTAKIKKSLYRTGKFLSADLEKASDQNERQSLLLELPDGKEMVVVQIAGLVARRILCWVEEGESLKTGERFGLIRFGSRVDIYLPDGIAPKVAVGQQVLGGETIMADLADKDNQIQRVADPI, from the coding sequence ATGCATAACTTCCTATCCCTGATACTGCCGATACATCCGGAGGGATACAGATTTATTCTTATTTTTGCAGTCGCAATGGTCGCTCTGTTTTTCGTTTCAACTTTTTTAGGTTGGCTCGGTGTGATTGGCATCGTTTTTTGCGCCTATTTCTTTCGTGACCCGCTGAGATATGTTCCCAATCAGGAGGGGCTAGTCGTCAGTCCTGCAGACGGCGTTGTAAATATGATAACTGAGGCCGTGCCACCGCAGGAGCTTGAACTTGGCGAAACACCTATGACACGTATTTCAATTTTTTTGAATGTGTTTAACTGTCATATTAATCGTGTCCCACATACGGCGAAAATTAAAAAATCACTTTATCGAACGGGAAAGTTTTTGAGCGCTGATCTGGAAAAGGCCAGCGATCAAAATGAACGCCAGTCACTTTTATTGGAACTCCCTGACGGTAAGGAAATGGTAGTCGTTCAAATTGCCGGTCTTGTCGCACGACGCATTTTATGCTGGGTAGAGGAAGGAGAAAGCCTCAAAACTGGAGAACGATTTGGCCTGATACGATTTGGTAGTCGCGTCGATATATATTTGCCGGACGGTATTGCGCCGAAAGTTGCTGTAGGTCAGCAGGTACTCGGTGGTGAAACAATTATGGCTGATTTAGCGGACAAAGATAACCAAATTCAACGCGTCGCAGATCCGATATAA
- a CDS encoding TIGR00730 family Rossman fold protein, with translation MTKSVCVFCGSRDGNLPEFQEIANELGQSLAKKGINLVYGGGQVGLMGHLARAALKEGGHVTGIIPEFLNKREIRFDEISQVIETKTLRDRIKQMEQRSDAFIVLPGGIGTLDELMQMFTMNLLKQQNKPIYIINLNGFWDPFFTMMDAFENAGFIYPGSRDLLKVCATLDDVMMELETET, from the coding sequence ATGACCAAGTCTGTTTGTGTTTTTTGTGGATCGAGAGATGGCAATTTGCCTGAATTTCAAGAGATTGCCAATGAACTAGGGCAATCACTTGCTAAAAAAGGCATTAATCTGGTTTATGGTGGCGGTCAAGTCGGACTAATGGGGCATCTGGCACGCGCTGCTCTGAAAGAAGGTGGGCATGTAACCGGCATTATCCCTGAATTCCTTAATAAACGTGAAATACGCTTCGACGAGATCTCTCAGGTGATTGAAACAAAAACCTTACGCGATAGAATCAAACAAATGGAACAACGTTCGGATGCATTTATTGTGTTACCAGGCGGGATAGGTACGCTTGATGAATTGATGCAGATGTTTACGATGAACCTTTTAAAGCAACAAAACAAACCAATTTACATCATAAATCTTAACGGCTTCTGGGATCCATTTTTCACCATGATGGATGCATTCGAAAATGCTGGATTTATCTATCCTGGCAGTCGGGACTTGCTAAAAGTCTGCGCCACTCTTGATGATGTTATGATGGAATTAGAAACTGAGACTTAA